From the genome of Pelomonas sp. SE-A7, one region includes:
- the selB gene encoding selenocysteine-specific translation elongation factor, whose protein sequence is MIVGTAGHIDHGKTTLVRALTGVDTDRLPEEKKRGISIELGYAFLAAPDGSRIGFIDVPGHERLVHTMLAGATGIDYALLLVAADDGVMPQTREHLAVLSLLGLARGAVVITKCDRADATRIATLRLEIAELLAGTPLASAPVIEVAATAGQGIAELRQLLFDAAAQPGQRADDGRAFRLAIDRAFSLNGVGTVVTGTIHSGSVRIGDELLLTPNLRVHKPLRVRSLHAQNAAVEQAGAGQRCAVALVGLAKDEVTRGQWLVAPSVALSTSRLDARLQLWPAEARALKSGASVHVHLGAKAVTGTVAVLDAEQLEPGGQALVQLLLHEPVGAWRGDRVVLRDASASRTLAGGVVLDPFAPTRYRRTTERLAELRALELVTPEQRLTALLDAAPLGLDLGRFAAAEGVAELRAPCGALLAHEGEQRWAWAGPAADALVQRLMQLLADYHQRQPEELGPDAGRLRRLVAPRLAEPLWRALLARERSAGRLALRGAFVHLPAHGVQLSSSEQRIAQKVAPRLAEAGFEGCWARDLARDCGESEALMRTVLARLAQQGELHQVVKDLFYAPVQMHKLAAIARGIAAAEQGQVLAAGFRDGTGLGRKRAIQILEYFDRVGLLRRVGDLHKLRLDSRLFMAEEQAA, encoded by the coding sequence ATGATTGTCGGAACTGCAGGTCATATCGACCACGGCAAGACCACGCTGGTGAGGGCGCTCACCGGCGTGGACACCGACCGCCTGCCCGAGGAGAAGAAGCGCGGCATCAGCATCGAGCTCGGCTATGCCTTTCTAGCTGCGCCGGATGGCTCGCGCATTGGCTTCATCGACGTGCCCGGCCATGAGCGCCTGGTCCACACCATGCTGGCCGGCGCCACCGGCATCGACTACGCACTGCTGCTGGTTGCTGCCGACGACGGCGTGATGCCGCAGACCCGCGAGCACCTGGCGGTGCTGAGCCTGCTGGGCCTGGCGCGCGGCGCCGTCGTGATCACCAAATGCGACCGGGCCGATGCCACGCGCATCGCCACGCTGCGGCTGGAGATTGCCGAGCTGCTGGCTGGCACGCCGCTGGCCTCGGCCCCGGTGATCGAGGTCGCCGCGACGGCAGGGCAGGGCATTGCGGAGCTTCGCCAGCTGCTGTTCGATGCCGCGGCCCAGCCTGGCCAGCGAGCTGACGATGGCCGGGCCTTTCGCCTGGCCATAGACCGCGCCTTCAGCCTCAATGGCGTCGGCACGGTCGTGACCGGGACCATCCACTCGGGCTCGGTCCGCATCGGCGATGAACTGCTGCTGACGCCGAATCTGCGCGTCCACAAGCCGCTGCGTGTGCGCAGCCTGCATGCGCAGAATGCGGCGGTCGAGCAGGCCGGCGCGGGCCAGCGCTGCGCGGTCGCCCTGGTCGGCCTGGCCAAGGACGAGGTGACCCGCGGCCAGTGGCTGGTCGCGCCCTCGGTGGCCTTGTCCACGAGCCGGCTCGATGCGCGGCTGCAGCTCTGGCCGGCCGAGGCCCGGGCGCTGAAGTCGGGCGCCTCGGTCCATGTGCACCTGGGCGCCAAGGCCGTCACCGGCACGGTGGCCGTGCTCGATGCCGAGCAGCTGGAGCCGGGCGGCCAGGCCCTCGTCCAGTTGCTCTTGCATGAGCCTGTCGGCGCCTGGCGCGGTGACCGCGTGGTGCTGCGCGACGCCAGTGCCAGCCGCACGTTGGCCGGGGGCGTGGTGCTGGATCCGTTTGCACCGACCCGCTACCGGCGCACGACCGAGCGCCTGGCCGAGTTGCGGGCGCTGGAGCTGGTGACGCCAGAGCAGAGACTGACGGCCCTGCTGGATGCTGCGCCGTTGGGCCTGGATCTCGGTCGCTTCGCCGCGGCCGAGGGCGTGGCCGAGCTGCGAGCGCCGTGCGGTGCCTTGCTGGCTCATGAGGGTGAGCAGCGTTGGGCCTGGGCCGGGCCGGCAGCAGACGCTCTGGTGCAGCGCCTGATGCAATTGCTGGCCGATTACCACCAGCGCCAGCCCGAGGAACTGGGCCCGGATGCCGGCCGACTGCGCCGCCTGGTCGCGCCGCGCCTGGCCGAGCCCTTGTGGCGTGCGCTGCTGGCGCGCGAACGGTCGGCTGGTCGCCTGGCGCTGCGCGGCGCCTTCGTCCATTTGCCGGCGCATGGCGTGCAGCTCTCCAGCAGCGAGCAGCGCATCGCGCAGAAGGTTGCGCCGCGCCTGGCCGAGGCCGGCTTCGAAGGCTGCTGGGCCCGCGACCTGGCCCGTGACTGCGGCGAGAGCGAGGCGCTGATGCGCACCGTGCTGGCGCGCCTGGCCCAGCAGGGCGAACTGCACCAGGTGGTGAAAGACCTGTTCTATGCGCCGGTCCAGATGCATAAGCTGGCAGCCATTGCCCGTGGCATTGCCGCGGCCGAGCAGGGCCAGGTGCTGGCGGCCGGCTTTCGCGACGGCACGGGCCTGGGCCGCAAGCGGGCGATCCAGATCCTGGAATATTTCGACCGGGTGGGCCTGTTGCGCCGGGTCGGTGATCTGCACAAGCTGAGGCTGGACTCGCGGCTGTTCATGGCCGAGGAGCAGGCCGCCTGA